From the Accumulibacter sp. genome, one window contains:
- the hisC gene encoding histidinol-phosphate transaminase: MALSEQSLPYVRAISPYQPGKPISELAREMGLAVDRIVKLASNENPLGMSPKARAAVLAAIDDLARYPDQFALLQALAERSGLDAGQIVLGNGSNDVLDLVARVFLAPGRSAVFAQYAFAVYPLATLAAGAEPIAVAARDYGHDPAAMRAAIRADTRVLWIANPNNPTGTFLPAAVLRDFIVSLPRDVVVVLDEAYNEYLPPAERVETSSWLADLPNLVITRTFSKIYGLAGLRIGYALTSPAIADLLNRVRQPFNCNNLALAAARAALDDHRFVADSYALNRSGMEQIVAGLKRLGLTHIPSHGNFVSFRLADAAQTNEKLLRQGVIVRPIAGYGLPDWLRVTIGSEGENARFLAALEGAL, encoded by the coding sequence ATGGCACTCAGCGAGCAGTCCCTGCCCTATGTGCGGGCGATTTCACCCTACCAGCCGGGCAAGCCGATCAGCGAGCTGGCGCGCGAGATGGGGTTGGCGGTCGACCGGATCGTCAAGCTGGCATCGAACGAGAACCCGCTCGGCATGAGCCCGAAGGCGCGCGCGGCGGTGCTGGCGGCGATCGACGATCTGGCGCGCTATCCCGACCAGTTCGCGCTGCTGCAGGCGCTGGCCGAGCGCAGCGGTCTCGACGCCGGGCAGATCGTCCTCGGCAACGGTTCGAACGACGTCCTCGACCTCGTCGCACGGGTGTTCCTGGCGCCGGGACGATCGGCAGTCTTCGCGCAGTACGCCTTCGCCGTCTATCCGCTGGCGACGCTCGCCGCCGGCGCCGAGCCGATCGCCGTCGCCGCGCGTGACTACGGGCACGACCCGGCGGCGATGCGGGCGGCGATCCGGGCGGACACGCGGGTGCTGTGGATCGCCAATCCGAACAACCCGACCGGCACCTTCCTGCCGGCGGCGGTCCTGCGCGATTTCATCGTCTCGCTGCCGCGCGACGTGGTGGTGGTGCTCGACGAGGCGTACAACGAGTACCTGCCACCGGCCGAACGCGTCGAGACGAGCAGCTGGCTGGCCGACCTGCCGAATCTGGTGATCACCCGCACCTTCTCGAAGATCTATGGTCTCGCCGGGTTGCGCATCGGCTACGCGCTGACCTCGCCGGCAATCGCCGACCTGCTGAACCGGGTGCGGCAGCCGTTCAACTGCAACAACCTGGCGCTGGCGGCGGCGCGGGCGGCACTCGACGACCACCGCTTCGTCGCCGACAGCTACGCGTTGAACCGCTCAGGCATGGAACAGATCGTTGCCGGCCTGAAGCGGCTCGGGCTGACGCACATCCCGTCGCACGGCAACTTCGTCAGCTTCCGTCTCGCCGACGCGGCACAGACGAACGAGAAGCTGCTGCGGCAGGGGGTGATCGTGCGGCCGATCGCCGGCTACGGGCTGCCCGACTGGCTGCGGGTGACGATCGGCAGCGAGGGTGAAAACGCCCGCTTCCTGGCGGCGCTCGAGGGGGCGCTGTGA
- a CDS encoding bifunctional 3-phosphoshikimate 1-carboxyvinyltransferase/cytidylate kinase — MSAAFLDLPQFVSAAGTLRLPGSKSLSNRVLLLAALASGRSEIRDLLASDDTARMLDALRTLGVGIEPAGDGAFVVDGVAGALPVRTAELFLGNAGTAFRPLTAVLALAGGTYRLSGVPRMHERPIADLVDGLRQLGAEIDYLAGEGFPPLLIRPPRPSAAAVVRLRGDVSSQFLSGLLMALPLRGAETTVEIVGELISRPYVEMTLAMMARFGVLVQRDGWQRFTVAAGSVYRSPGVLPVEGDASSASYFLALGAIAGGPVRVEGVGRDSIQGDVGFADALVAMGARITLGENWIEAAAPGAGSLRGIELDCNHIPDAAMTLATVALFARGPTTLGNIASWRVKETDRIAAMASELSKLGVRVDSGEDFIRVHPPGATESLLPAVIDTYDDHRIAMCLSLAARGAPLRINDPRTVGKTFPDYFERFAAMTRPVPVVAVDGTSASGKGTIAARVAQALGWHYLDSGALYRLTALAALRAGAAADDEAAVAAIAATLDVEFAGTSIRLAGDEVGDAIRSEEISRAASLVAALPAVRSALLFRQRAFRRPPGLVADGRDMGTVVFPDATSKVFLTASLEKRAERRLKQLIDKGIAANIRDLVQDLAERDARDGQRSVAPMLPSSDAELLDTTDLTIETAVAQVLGWVNEVPEKG; from the coding sequence ATGAGCGCCGCTTTCCTCGACCTGCCACAGTTCGTTTCGGCCGCCGGCACGCTGCGCCTGCCGGGATCGAAGAGCCTCTCCAACCGCGTCCTGCTGCTGGCGGCGCTGGCCAGTGGGCGCAGCGAGATCCGCGACCTGCTCGCCTCGGATGACACCGCGCGCATGCTCGACGCACTGCGCACGCTGGGCGTCGGCATCGAGCCGGCGGGTGACGGCGCGTTCGTTGTCGACGGCGTCGCCGGCGCGCTGCCGGTGCGCACGGCCGAACTCTTCCTCGGCAATGCCGGCACCGCTTTCCGGCCGCTGACGGCGGTGCTCGCGCTGGCCGGCGGCACCTATCGCCTGTCGGGCGTGCCGCGCATGCACGAGCGGCCGATTGCCGATCTCGTCGATGGCCTGCGGCAGCTCGGCGCGGAGATCGACTACCTGGCGGGCGAGGGCTTCCCGCCACTGCTGATCCGGCCGCCGCGACCTTCCGCCGCAGCCGTCGTCCGCCTGCGCGGCGATGTCTCGAGCCAGTTCCTCAGCGGGCTGCTGATGGCGCTGCCGCTGCGCGGCGCCGAGACGACGGTCGAGATCGTCGGCGAGCTGATCTCGCGGCCCTACGTCGAGATGACGCTGGCAATGATGGCGCGCTTCGGTGTGCTCGTGCAGCGCGACGGCTGGCAACGCTTCACTGTCGCCGCCGGCAGCGTCTACCGGTCGCCCGGGGTGCTGCCTGTCGAAGGCGACGCGTCGTCGGCGTCGTATTTCCTGGCGCTCGGCGCCATCGCTGGCGGGCCGGTGCGCGTCGAGGGAGTGGGAAGGGATTCGATCCAGGGCGACGTCGGCTTCGCCGACGCGCTGGTGGCGATGGGCGCGCGCATCACGCTCGGCGAAAACTGGATCGAGGCGGCGGCCCCCGGCGCCGGCAGCCTGCGCGGCATCGAACTCGACTGCAACCACATCCCGGACGCGGCGATGACGCTGGCGACGGTGGCGCTTTTTGCCCGCGGGCCGACGACGCTCGGCAACATCGCCAGCTGGCGCGTGAAGGAGACCGACCGCATCGCCGCGATGGCGAGCGAACTCAGCAAGCTCGGCGTGCGCGTCGACAGCGGCGAGGATTTCATCCGTGTCCATCCGCCGGGCGCGACGGAGTCGCTGCTGCCGGCGGTGATCGACACCTACGACGATCACCGCATCGCCATGTGCCTGTCGCTCGCCGCCCGCGGCGCACCGCTGCGGATCAATGATCCGCGCACCGTCGGCAAGACCTTTCCCGACTATTTCGAGCGCTTCGCGGCGATGACGCGACCGGTGCCGGTGGTTGCGGTCGATGGCACCTCGGCCTCGGGCAAGGGAACGATCGCCGCGCGCGTGGCGCAGGCGCTCGGCTGGCACTACCTCGATTCGGGCGCCCTTTACCGGTTGACGGCGCTCGCCGCGCTGCGCGCCGGCGCCGCTGCCGACGATGAGGCAGCGGTGGCGGCGATCGCGGCGACGCTCGACGTCGAGTTTGCCGGGACGTCGATCCGTCTCGCCGGCGACGAGGTCGGCGATGCCATCCGCAGCGAGGAGATCTCGCGTGCGGCGTCGCTGGTGGCGGCGCTGCCGGCCGTGCGCAGCGCGCTTCTCTTCCGGCAGCGGGCATTCCGGCGCCCGCCCGGCCTGGTGGCCGACGGGCGCGACATGGGCACGGTGGTCTTCCCGGATGCGACGAGCAAGGTGTTTCTCACCGCCAGTCTCGAGAAGCGTGCGGAGAGGCGCCTTAAGCAGTTGATCGACAAAGGAATCGCTGCTAATATCCGCGATCTCGTGCAGGACCTCGCGGAGCGCGACGCCAGAGATGGCCAGCGCAGCGTTGCGC
- a CDS encoding prephenate dehydrogenase → MSGAAPFGRVVVFGAGLIGGSFALALKAAGQVGEVVGFGRTLGSLNQALRLGILDRVGFNIGQEVYGADLVLIAAPVGMSGEIMARIAPCLGPQTVVTDAGSTKEDVVAAAREHFGGRIGQFVPAHPIAGAENSGAAAARADLYRDRQVVLTPLPENDAASIACVRTAWEACGAIIRELSAAEHDRIFAAVSHLPHLLSFALVHELAGRDNRELLFDFAASGFRDFTRIAASHPEMWRDICLANRLALLEELDRYRAQLDALRDSLQAADGARLEEVFDIARRARRDWGERRGGR, encoded by the coding sequence ATGAGCGGCGCGGCGCCGTTCGGGCGCGTGGTGGTCTTCGGTGCCGGCCTGATCGGCGGTTCGTTCGCGCTGGCGCTGAAGGCGGCCGGGCAGGTCGGCGAGGTGGTCGGTTTCGGCCGTACCCTGGGCTCGCTGAACCAGGCGTTGCGACTCGGGATTCTCGATCGCGTCGGTTTCAACATCGGCCAGGAGGTGTACGGCGCCGATCTGGTCCTGATCGCTGCGCCGGTCGGCATGAGCGGCGAGATCATGGCGCGCATCGCGCCCTGTCTCGGCCCGCAGACCGTCGTCACTGACGCCGGCAGCACCAAGGAAGACGTCGTGGCGGCGGCGCGCGAACACTTCGGCGGGCGCATCGGCCAGTTCGTCCCGGCGCATCCGATCGCCGGTGCGGAGAACAGCGGCGCGGCGGCGGCGCGCGCCGACCTGTACCGCGATCGGCAGGTGGTGCTGACGCCGCTGCCGGAGAACGACGCCGCCAGCATCGCCTGTGTCCGCACCGCCTGGGAGGCTTGCGGCGCGATCATCCGCGAACTGAGTGCCGCCGAGCACGACCGCATCTTCGCTGCCGTCAGCCACCTGCCGCACCTGCTGTCCTTCGCGCTGGTGCATGAACTGGCGGGGCGCGACAACCGCGAACTGCTGTTCGATTTTGCCGCCAGCGGTTTCCGTGATTTCACGCGCATCGCCGCCAGCCATCCGGAGATGTGGCGCGACATCTGCCTCGCCAATCGGCTGGCGCTGCTCGAGGAGCTCGATCGCTACCGCGCGCAGCTCGACGCCCTGCGCGATTCGCTGCAGGCGGCCGACGGCGCGCGGCTGGAAGAGGTCTTCGACATCGCGCGGCGGGCACGGCGCGACTGGGGCGAGCGCCGGGGTGGCCGATGA